A genomic region of Streptococcus suis contains the following coding sequences:
- a CDS encoding LPXTG cell wall anchor domain-containing protein, with protein MARLDSEKVTLAHFQGKLATAQGILDKARSTYAEAVKVRDELKAKLNNVRNAGTLLAQAKADLEVAETRLANLKVALGRAEANLTYLRSLLPITSKGEPAYHELPALEIPKELLDKVDAKVDGKVDGKVDTKVDTPVVTVPLTTTQVASSVPVPAPVVAPQTEPAKVAVEYNTLPVTGETENIMLYIGIGLLGLAGLSKKRNKRTI; from the coding sequence GTGGCTCGTTTGGACTCTGAGAAGGTTACACTTGCACATTTTCAAGGTAAGCTGGCTACAGCTCAGGGTATCTTGGACAAAGCACGCTCTACCTACGCTGAAGCGGTCAAAGTACGTGATGAGTTGAAAGCTAAGTTGAACAATGTACGCAATGCAGGTACATTGTTGGCTCAAGCTAAGGCTGACTTGGAGGTTGCTGAAACTCGTTTGGCTAACTTGAAGGTTGCTTTAGGTCGAGCTGAGGCAAATCTTACTTACTTGAGGTCACTTCTCCCAATCACTTCTAAAGGTGAGCCTGCTTACCATGAGTTACCAGCTCTTGAAATTCCAAAAGAATTGCTAGATAAGGTTGACGCTAAGGTTGACGGCAAGGTTGACGGCAAGGTTGACACTAAGGTTGATACTCCTGTGGTTACTGTTCCTCTTACAACTACTCAGGTTGCCAGCTCTGTTCCTGTTCCAGCTCCTGTAGTTGCACCTCAAACTGAGCCTGCTAAGGTTGCAGTTGAGTACAACACGTTACCTGTTACAGGAGAAACTGAAAATATCATGTTGTATATCGGAATCGGTCTACTTGGCTTGGCTGGTTTAAGTAAAAAAAGAAATAAAAGAACAATTTAA
- a CDS encoding helix-turn-helix domain-containing protein, giving the protein MENASLRQYIGKRIRHLRLEKGWTQDELEEKADLGMNYAYKIEQLATNIKIDTFERILEALETDIEHFFDISIKENSPELSQLLDSLSELPKDKQEKSIKAFQSLLEQMK; this is encoded by the coding sequence ATGGAAAATGCGAGTTTGAGACAATATATTGGTAAGAGAATACGCCATTTACGACTAGAAAAAGGTTGGACACAAGACGAATTAGAAGAAAAAGCCGACCTTGGAATGAATTACGCTTATAAGATAGAACAACTAGCCACAAATATTAAAATTGATACGTTTGAAAGAATTTTAGAGGCTCTTGAAACAGATATTGAACACTTTTTTGATATCAGCATCAAGGAAAATAGCCCTGAACTCTCACAATTATTAGATTCACTATCAGAACTGCCAAAAGATAAACAGGAAAAAAGTATAAAAGCTTTTCAAAGTTTATTGGAACAGATGAAGTAA
- a CDS encoding YfhO family protein, translating to MKKIFTKTSIYYLFSFLIPLTIISIVLAFQGIWWGSDTTILASDGFHQYVIFNQTLRNTLHGDGSLFYTFSSGLGLNFYALSSYYLGSFLSPIVFFFDLQSIPDAIYLVTIVKFGLTGLSTYVSLKGIHKNLKEEWALLLAISFSLMSFSTSQLEINNWLDVFILLPLILLGLHRLLKKQGPILYYITLTCLFIQNYYFGYMVAIFLTLWTLVQLSWIDSQRIKRFINFTIVSILSALSSMFMLLPTYLDLKTHGETFTKIVNLKTEDSWYLDFFAKNLVGSFDTTKFGSIPMISVGLVPLILALLFFTLKEIKPTVKLSYSLFFTFIISSFYLQPLNLFWQGMHAPNMFLYRYAWALSITVIYLAAETLVRLRQVSIKNFTLIVSFLLICFASTFIFRDHYEFLMDVNFLLTLEFLIAYFILFVAMIRYKSSLKWTNIVLLFFTFLELGLHSHYQVQGISDEWHFPSRSNYEEKLTDIDSIVKSTKTTTDSFYRIERLLPQTGNDSMKFNYNGISQFSSIRNRASSSVLDKLGFRSDGTNLNLRYQNNTIIADSLFGIKYNLATTDPNKFGFTLNQSQSTINLYENSFNLGLALLTEGIYRDVNFTNLTLDNQTNFLNQLTGLSQKYYHTLSDVVSQNTVELNNRMTVNKVDNEDAAKATFLVNIPANSQVYLNLPNLTFSNENQKKIVITVNNQSSEFTLDNAFSFFNVGSFTTDVQVQVDVYFPENNQVSFDKPQFYRLDLLAFQQAISILQEKQVVTKTDGNKVTVDFVTDKEASLLLTLPYDKGWNATIDGKPIKIQKAQEGFMKVDVSPGQTKLVLTFIPNGFYLGLLISFGAVFVFFSYQFIRYYYSKNRES from the coding sequence ATGAAAAAAATATTTACAAAAACATCCATTTATTATCTCTTCTCTTTCCTTATTCCGCTGACTATTATTTCTATCGTCTTAGCATTTCAAGGAATCTGGTGGGGAAGTGATACAACAATATTGGCCAGTGATGGCTTCCATCAGTATGTTATTTTTAATCAAACATTACGAAATACTTTACACGGAGACGGCTCTTTATTTTACACATTTTCAAGTGGTTTAGGACTCAATTTTTATGCTCTATCCTCCTATTACCTAGGTTCATTCCTGTCTCCAATTGTCTTTTTCTTTGATTTACAATCCATTCCTGACGCTATCTATCTTGTCACTATTGTCAAATTTGGATTGACTGGGTTGTCAACTTATGTCAGCCTAAAGGGTATCCATAAAAATTTGAAAGAAGAATGGGCACTATTACTCGCTATTAGTTTTTCTCTGATGAGTTTTAGTACAAGTCAATTAGAAATAAACAACTGGCTAGACGTTTTTATACTCCTCCCACTAATTCTTCTTGGATTACATCGATTATTAAAAAAACAGGGTCCGATTCTCTACTACATAACATTAACATGCTTGTTTATCCAAAACTATTACTTCGGGTATATGGTGGCTATTTTTCTAACATTATGGACATTGGTTCAATTATCATGGATAGATAGTCAGAGAATCAAAAGATTTATCAACTTTACAATAGTGTCAATTTTATCTGCTCTAAGTAGCATGTTCATGTTGTTACCAACCTACTTGGATTTAAAAACTCACGGTGAGACATTTACAAAAATTGTCAACCTAAAAACCGAAGACTCTTGGTATCTGGACTTCTTTGCAAAAAACTTAGTTGGTAGCTTTGATACAACAAAATTCGGTTCTATTCCCATGATCTCTGTTGGTCTCGTTCCACTAATACTCGCTTTATTATTCTTTACATTAAAAGAAATAAAACCAACTGTCAAACTCTCCTATTCTCTATTCTTTACATTCATTATTTCAAGTTTCTACCTACAACCACTCAATCTTTTTTGGCAAGGTATGCATGCGCCAAATATGTTCCTCTATCGTTATGCATGGGCTCTATCAATAACCGTTATCTATTTAGCAGCAGAGACATTGGTACGACTACGTCAAGTAAGTATTAAAAATTTTACTCTGATTGTTTCATTTTTACTCATTTGCTTTGCTTCTACCTTTATTTTTAGAGATCATTATGAGTTTCTAATGGATGTAAATTTCCTACTCACACTAGAATTTCTAATAGCCTACTTCATTCTTTTTGTAGCAATGATTCGCTATAAATCATCCTTAAAATGGACTAATATTGTTTTATTGTTCTTCACTTTCTTAGAACTTGGATTACATAGTCATTATCAGGTTCAGGGGATTTCTGATGAATGGCATTTCCCTAGCCGATCAAACTATGAAGAAAAATTGACAGATATTGACAGTATTGTAAAGTCTACAAAGACTACAACTGATTCATTTTATCGTATAGAACGTCTATTACCACAAACTGGCAATGATAGCATGAAATTCAATTACAACGGTATTTCTCAATTCTCCTCCATTCGAAATCGTGCTTCCAGCTCAGTACTAGATAAGCTCGGTTTCCGTTCAGACGGTACCAATTTGAATCTTCGTTATCAGAATAATACAATTATTGCTGATAGCCTATTCGGAATCAAATATAATTTAGCTACTACGGACCCAAATAAGTTTGGTTTCACACTGAATCAGAGTCAGTCTACTATTAATCTTTACGAAAATAGTTTTAATCTAGGGTTAGCACTATTGACTGAAGGGATTTACAGAGATGTCAATTTTACAAATCTGACTCTCGATAATCAAACAAATTTTCTTAATCAACTAACCGGGCTATCTCAAAAATACTACCACACTTTATCAGATGTTGTTTCACAAAATACAGTTGAACTGAACAATCGAATGACTGTCAACAAAGTTGACAATGAGGATGCTGCAAAGGCAACTTTCTTAGTAAATATACCTGCAAATAGCCAGGTATACTTAAATTTGCCAAATTTAACATTCTCAAATGAGAATCAAAAAAAGATTGTCATTACTGTCAATAATCAGTCAAGTGAGTTTACACTAGATAATGCTTTCTCTTTCTTCAATGTGGGGAGCTTTACTACAGATGTACAAGTTCAAGTCGATGTATATTTTCCTGAAAATAATCAAGTTTCTTTTGATAAACCACAATTTTATCGATTGGACTTATTAGCTTTCCAACAGGCTATTTCCATTCTCCAAGAAAAACAAGTAGTAACAAAAACTGATGGTAATAAAGTAACCGTTGATTTTGTAACCGATAAAGAAGCCTCGCTCCTCCTTACTTTACCCTATGATAAAGGATGGAATGCAACCATTGATGGTAAACCTATCAAAATCCAAAAAGCGCAAGAGGGTTTTATGAAAGTGGATGTAAGTCCAGGTCAAACTAAACTAGTTTTAACCTTTATACCAAATGGTTTCTATCTAGGTTTACTGATTTCTTTTGGTGCAGTTTTTGTATTTTTCTCCTATCAATTCATTAGATACTATTATTCTAAGAACCGAGAATCCTAA
- a CDS encoding YoaK family protein, with amino-acid sequence MNQKDYRVFEGLRIACSLTFISGYLNAFTFVTQGGRFAGVQSGNVISLAYFLAKGDFAQVVNFSIPILFFVFGQFFTYLARRYFEKQTWSWHFGSSVMMLVLILLTIIFSPIMPASFTIASLAFVASIQVETFRRLRGAPYANVMMTGNVKNAAYLWFKGVIEKDSELRKTGRNILLTIIGFMLGVIISTHLSFQFEEYALIGLILPVLYINYELWQEKRPTRGRSK; translated from the coding sequence ATGAATCAAAAAGATTATCGTGTTTTTGAGGGATTGAGAATTGCTTGTTCATTAACGTTTATCAGTGGTTATTTAAATGCCTTTACTTTTGTGACTCAGGGTGGTCGCTTTGCTGGTGTACAATCTGGAAATGTTATTTCCCTAGCTTATTTTTTAGCTAAAGGTGACTTTGCGCAGGTAGTTAATTTTTCCATTCCCATTTTATTTTTTGTATTCGGACAATTTTTTACCTACTTAGCAAGAAGGTATTTTGAAAAACAAACATGGTCTTGGCACTTTGGTAGTAGTGTAATGATGTTAGTTCTTATTTTACTAACTATCATTTTCTCACCTATTATGCCTGCGTCTTTTACAATTGCTAGCCTAGCCTTCGTAGCCTCTATTCAAGTAGAAACATTTAGAAGGTTACGAGGTGCTCCGTATGCCAATGTGATGATGACAGGGAATGTCAAAAATGCTGCTTATCTCTGGTTTAAAGGAGTTATTGAAAAAGATTCAGAACTTAGAAAAACAGGTAGAAACATCTTATTGACCATTATAGGGTTTATGCTAGGTGTCATTATATCTACTCACCTATCCTTCCAATTTGAAGAATATGCCCTTATCGGTCTAATTTTGCCAGTTTTATATATTAATTATGAATTATGGCAAGAAAAAAGACCTACTCGAGGTAGGTCTAAATGA
- the rlmH gene encoding 23S rRNA (pseudouridine(1915)-N(3))-methyltransferase RlmH, whose amino-acid sequence MKIKLITVGKLKEKYLKEGIAEYSKRLGRFTKLDMIELPDEKTPDKASQAENEQILKKEADRIMSKIGERDFVIALAIEGKQFPSEEFSQKLSDIAVNGYSDITFIIGGSLGLDSCIKKRANLLMSFGQLTLPHQLMKLVLIEQIYRAFMIQQGSPYHK is encoded by the coding sequence ATGAAAATAAAATTGATTACCGTTGGAAAATTGAAAGAAAAGTACCTCAAAGAAGGTATTGCAGAATATAGTAAACGATTGGGACGATTTACTAAGTTGGATATGATTGAGCTTCCTGATGAAAAAACACCAGATAAAGCCAGTCAGGCAGAGAATGAACAAATATTAAAAAAAGAAGCCGATAGAATTATGTCTAAAATTGGAGAGCGAGATTTTGTCATTGCCTTAGCGATAGAAGGGAAACAATTTCCATCGGAAGAATTTAGTCAAAAGCTATCTGATATTGCAGTAAATGGGTATTCAGATATAACTTTTATCATCGGTGGTAGTTTGGGTCTCGATTCTTGTATTAAAAAAAGAGCTAATTTGTTGATGAGTTTTGGACAGTTGACACTTCCCCATCAACTAATGAAATTAGTTCTCATCGAGCAGATTTATCGTGCATTTATGATTCAGCAGGGAAGCCCATATCATAAGTAG